One genomic segment of Arachis duranensis cultivar V14167 chromosome 4, aradu.V14167.gnm2.J7QH, whole genome shotgun sequence includes these proteins:
- the LOC107483637 gene encoding uncharacterized protein LOC107483637: MPRLWNTKLDSGSYGERPVPASVQLRQIILLHEGKARDAHHTPSSLLHLSSATNLSLNHYSFCHRCCHCISSFIQICRRCYVSSFVHICDCRLSPLRSTQDRLSLFL, from the exons ATGCCGAGATTGTGGAATACGAAGCTAGATTCTGGCAGTTATGGGGAGAGGCCAGTTCCTGCAAGTGTGCAATTACGGCAGATCATCCTCTTGCATGAAGGCAAGGCT AGAGATGCTCACCATACTCCGTCCTCCCTCCTCCATCTTTCCTCCGCCACTAACCTCTCGCTCAATCATTACTCTTTCTGCCACCGTTGCTGCCACTGCATCTCCTCCTTCATCCAGATCTGCCGCCGCTGCTACGTCTCTTCCTTTGTCCATATCTGCGATTGTCGCCTCTCCCCCCTTCGCAGCACCCAGGACCGCCTCTCCCTCTTCCTCTGA
- the LOC107483634 gene encoding chitin elicitor receptor kinase 1-like: MPQITSVWLKRLVKVVLVKSIMESSMARYVYGSVSPKINVYAFGVVLYELISAKEALMRSGGASGAELKGLVALVIINDFAMELLQIETQRKDEARREALKVANEERKKLKAEAAQIRAQERGALVATLDFLEICAGFMMIIGNFLPQGELEISSVTNAGVNFLPQA; encoded by the exons ATGCCACAAATAACTTCAGTTTGGCTAAAAAGATTGGTCAAGGTGGTTTTGGTGAAGTCTATTATGGAGAGCTCAATGGCGAG ATATGTATATGGAAGTGTTTCTCCCAAAATAAATGTATATGCTTTCGGAGTTGTTCTATATGAGCTTATTTCTGCAAAAGAAGCTTTGATGAGGAGTGGTGGTGCATCTGGTGCTGAATTGAAGGGCCTTGTGGCTTTGGTGATTATTAATGACTTTGCCATGGAGTTGCTTCAGATCGAGACGCAGCGCAAGGACGAAGCTCGCAGAGAAGCCCTTAAAGTTGCCAATGAGGAGCGCAAGAAGCTCAAGGCCGAAGCTGCACAAATCAGGGCTCAGGA ACGAGGTGCTTTGGTAGCAACATTGGATTTCCTTGAGATTTGTGCTGGCTTCATGATGATAATTGGAAACTTTCTACCCCAGGGTGAACTTGAAATATCATCAGTGACAAATGCTGGGGTGAACTTTCTACCCCAGGCATAA